One genomic segment of Pseudomonas sp. p1(2021b) includes these proteins:
- a CDS encoding CitMHS family transporter: MLALLGLIMVVTFTYLIMSKRLSPIVALTVVPIVFAVIGGFAPELGKMMLDGLKMVAPSAALLLFAILFFGLMIDAGLFDPLIRKILKRVNGDPIKIAIGTALLSLLVALDGDGTTTYMITCAAMLPLYKRIGMNPMILATVSMLSLSIMSGMSPWGGPATRAIAALGLDATEYFIPMLPTVIGGAAWVVFTAYLLGRAERRRIGNIALESGGGNCYIKEILGDNPNKRPRLAYVNLVLVIAVMTALVMGVMHSALLFMIGFVAALMINYPQLDLQKERILAHSGNAMTVVLLVFAAGIFAGIFSGTKMVDALAQTLVDWIPEAWSHWFPLVVALTSMPLTFVLSNDAYYFGVVPILANAAAAYGIDPVEIARASVLGQPVHLMSPLVASTLLLVGMVDRDIGDFQKATVKWAVLTSLVITALALLTGALSFFV; this comes from the coding sequence ATGCTTGCACTCCTGGGCCTGATCATGGTGGTGACCTTCACCTACCTGATCATGAGTAAACGCCTGTCGCCGATCGTTGCGCTCACCGTGGTACCCATCGTCTTCGCGGTGATCGGTGGTTTTGCCCCCGAGTTGGGCAAGATGATGCTCGATGGCTTGAAGATGGTGGCGCCTTCGGCGGCCCTGTTGCTGTTCGCCATCCTGTTCTTCGGCCTGATGATCGATGCCGGGCTGTTCGACCCGCTGATCCGCAAGATCCTCAAGCGCGTCAATGGCGACCCGATCAAGATCGCCATCGGCACAGCGCTGCTGTCGCTGCTGGTGGCGCTCGACGGTGACGGTACCACCACCTACATGATCACCTGCGCGGCGATGCTGCCGCTGTACAAGCGCATTGGCATGAACCCGATGATCCTGGCCACGGTGTCGATGCTGTCGCTGAGCATCATGAGCGGCATGAGCCCCTGGGGCGGGCCGGCTACCCGGGCCATTGCCGCGCTCGGGCTGGACGCGACCGAGTACTTCATCCCGATGCTGCCTACGGTGATCGGCGGTGCGGCGTGGGTGGTGTTCACCGCCTACCTGCTGGGCCGCGCCGAGCGTCGGCGCATCGGCAACATCGCCCTGGAGTCCGGTGGTGGCAATTGCTACATCAAGGAAATCCTCGGCGACAACCCGAACAAGCGCCCACGGCTGGCGTACGTGAACCTGGTGCTGGTGATCGCTGTCATGACGGCCTTGGTGATGGGCGTGATGCATTCCGCGCTGCTGTTCATGATCGGTTTCGTCGCGGCACTGATGATCAACTACCCGCAGCTGGACCTGCAGAAGGAGCGCATCCTCGCCCATTCGGGCAACGCCATGACCGTGGTGCTGCTGGTGTTCGCCGCAGGCATCTTCGCCGGGATCTTCTCCGGCACCAAGATGGTCGATGCCCTGGCGCAGACCCTGGTCGACTGGATCCCCGAGGCCTGGAGCCACTGGTTCCCGCTGGTGGTGGCGCTGACCAGCATGCCGCTGACCTTCGTGCTGTCCAACGATGCCTACTACTTCGGCGTGGTGCCGATCCTTGCCAATGCCGCCGCGGCCTATGGCATCGACCCGGTGGAAATCGCCCGCGCGTCGGTGCTGGGGCAGCCGGTGCACCTGATGAGCCCGTTGGTGGCCTCGACCTTGTTGCTGGTCGGCATGGTCGATCGCGATATCGGCGACTTCCAGAAGGCCACCGTCAAATGGGCGGTACTCACCTCGCTGGTGATCACGGCGCTGGCGTTGCTCACGGGGGCGCTGTCCTTCTTCGTCTGA
- a CDS encoding dicarboxylate/amino acid:cation symporter, protein MKLAKSLYFQILCAVLLGVVVGHFWAQQAVALKPLGDAFIKLIKMMIAPVVFCTIVTGIAGMTDKRTLGRLMSKTLLLFLGLTIVSLVIGLAAVYLFRPGVGMNIDPATLSTEGLGQYAASAAKLSVVDFFMHIIPDTFIGAFNKGEVLPVLFIAVLSGFALSSMGEKGKPVLDVLESASTMVFRIFGYLMRFAPVGAFGALAFTVGQYGVTSLGALAKLVGTLYIACAFFVLVVLGGICRAHGFSLWKLLRYFREEFLVVLGTSSTEPVLPRMLEKLEKLGCRKGVVGLVLPTGYSFNLDGTAIYLSLAAVFIAQACNIDLSLGQTVTMLAIMLLSSKGAAGVTGSGFVALASTLTVIHDIPLAGLALLIGIDRFMSEARALTSLASNAVATVVISLSENACERETLLRRLNRTPAAPAEVGTVQADWSAEPRHHS, encoded by the coding sequence ATGAAACTCGCGAAGTCACTGTATTTCCAGATCCTCTGCGCCGTCCTGCTGGGCGTGGTGGTCGGTCACTTCTGGGCGCAACAGGCCGTTGCGCTCAAGCCGCTGGGTGACGCGTTCATCAAGCTGATCAAGATGATGATCGCCCCGGTCGTCTTCTGCACCATCGTGACCGGCATCGCCGGCATGACCGACAAGCGCACGCTGGGTCGGTTGATGAGCAAGACCTTGCTGTTGTTCCTGGGGTTGACGATCGTCAGCCTGGTCATCGGCCTGGCAGCGGTGTACCTGTTCCGTCCGGGCGTTGGCATGAACATCGATCCGGCCACCCTCAGCACCGAGGGGCTCGGCCAGTACGCTGCCTCCGCGGCCAAGCTCAGCGTGGTCGACTTCTTCATGCACATCATCCCCGACACGTTCATCGGTGCGTTCAACAAGGGTGAAGTGTTGCCGGTGCTGTTCATTGCGGTGCTCAGCGGTTTTGCCCTGTCGTCGATGGGCGAGAAAGGCAAGCCGGTACTCGACGTACTCGAGTCGGCCTCGACCATGGTGTTCCGCATCTTCGGCTACCTGATGCGCTTCGCCCCGGTCGGTGCCTTCGGTGCGCTGGCCTTTACCGTCGGGCAGTACGGCGTGACCTCCCTCGGGGCATTGGCCAAGCTGGTGGGGACGCTGTACATCGCCTGCGCGTTCTTCGTGCTGGTGGTGCTCGGCGGCATCTGCCGTGCCCATGGCTTCAGCCTGTGGAAGCTGCTGCGCTATTTCCGCGAGGAGTTTCTGGTGGTGCTCGGCACCTCGTCCACCGAGCCCGTGCTGCCGCGCATGCTGGAAAAACTGGAAAAGCTTGGCTGCAGGAAAGGTGTGGTCGGGCTGGTGCTGCCAACCGGCTATTCGTTCAACCTCGACGGTACCGCCATCTACCTGTCGTTGGCGGCGGTGTTCATCGCCCAGGCCTGCAACATCGACCTGAGCCTCGGCCAGACGGTGACGATGCTGGCGATCATGCTGCTGTCGTCCAAAGGCGCCGCGGGCGTGACCGGCAGCGGTTTCGTGGCATTGGCCTCGACCTTGACGGTCATCCACGACATCCCGTTGGCGGGGCTTGCCTTGTTGATCGGCATCGATCGCTTCATGTCCGAAGCACGTGCCCTGACCAGCCTGGCCAGCAACGCCGTGGCCACCGTGGTCATTTCACTGTCGGAGAACGCCTGTGAGCGGGAAACCTTGCTGCGCCGCCTGAACCGCACCCCGGCTGCACCGGCCGAGGTGGGCACTGTGCAGGCCGATTGGTCTGCCGAGCCTCGGCATCACAGCTGA
- a CDS encoding 4-oxalomesaconate tautomerase, with translation MQRIPCVLMRGGTSKGPFFHAWDLPSNVVERDELLINLMGSGHELEIDGIGGGSPQTSKVAIISPSLHADADVDYLFVQVMVAQRRVDTAPNCGNMLCAVGPFAIEQGLVKAQDGKTLVRIRNLNTNTFVNSLVETPGGIVRYEGRTAIDGVPGTAAPVHLTFLDAVGSKTGKLFPTGRAQDVIDGVPVTCIDMAMPMMIVEASQLGVTGSETPAQLDADTRLLKRLEALRLKAGKAMGLGDVSGMVIPKPVLVSPARHDGTLQVRYFMPHNCHRALAITGAIGLATACVSPGTVIMDMLGEQAQHLEEVRLEHPSGGIDVALSRSGADGKTLQASVVRTARRLFSGFVYAPTMRRRAG, from the coding sequence ATGCAACGAATTCCTTGCGTACTCATGCGCGGTGGCACCTCAAAAGGGCCTTTTTTCCACGCCTGGGATCTGCCTTCCAATGTGGTCGAACGCGACGAATTGCTGATCAACCTGATGGGGTCCGGGCATGAACTGGAAATCGACGGCATCGGCGGCGGTAGCCCGCAGACCAGCAAGGTGGCGATCATCAGCCCCTCGCTGCATGCCGATGCCGACGTCGACTACCTGTTCGTGCAGGTCATGGTCGCCCAACGCCGTGTCGATACCGCGCCCAACTGCGGCAACATGCTGTGCGCCGTCGGCCCCTTCGCTATCGAGCAAGGGTTGGTCAAGGCCCAGGATGGCAAGACCTTGGTACGCATCCGCAACCTCAACACCAACACCTTCGTCAACTCGCTGGTGGAAACACCCGGCGGCATCGTGCGCTACGAAGGCCGTACTGCAATCGACGGTGTTCCAGGCACCGCCGCCCCGGTGCACCTGACCTTCCTCGACGCGGTGGGCAGCAAGACCGGCAAGCTGTTCCCCACGGGCCGGGCCCAGGATGTCATCGACGGTGTGCCGGTGACCTGCATCGACATGGCCATGCCGATGATGATCGTCGAGGCCAGCCAGCTGGGCGTGACCGGTTCCGAGACCCCGGCACAGCTGGATGCCGACACGCGCTTGCTGAAGCGCCTGGAGGCCTTGCGCCTGAAGGCCGGCAAAGCCATGGGGCTGGGTGATGTCAGCGGCATGGTGATCCCCAAGCCCGTACTGGTTTCTCCAGCTCGTCATGACGGCACGCTGCAGGTGCGCTACTTCATGCCGCACAATTGCCACCGCGCCTTGGCCATCACCGGTGCGATCGGCCTGGCAACGGCCTGCGTCAGCCCAGGCACGGTGATCATGGACATGCTGGGAGAACAAGCGCAGCACCTGGAGGAAGTCCGCCTGGAGCACCCGAGCGGTGGCATCGACGTGGCGCTTTCGCGCAGTGGTGCCGATGGCAAGACGCTCCAGGCCTCTGTGGTACGAACCGCCCGCCGGCTGTTTTCAGGCTTCGTCTACGCCCCGACCATGCGCAGGCGGGCGGGGTAG
- a CDS encoding LysR family transcriptional regulator, with product MEYELQDIRSFVKIAELGSFHEAAEALHLSQPALSRRIKKLEEGLGTSLLERTTRRVSLTSVGRDFLPKARRLLDDFEDSILSIRELAERQTGQVTLACIPTAAFYFLPSVIRDYNEQYPKIRIRLLDLSANDGLEAVLRGEADFGINMMSGQHPDIEFVSLVQEHFVLACRRDHKLANREAVTWTELADYRLIGVGRLSGNRMLLDHALAGLNLRPKWFYEVQHLSTSLGMVEAGLGVSAMPSLAMPSADHPTLVSVPLIEPQVTRTLGLVYRRGASLSPAAEKFVSILLDKWPNR from the coding sequence ATGGAATATGAGCTGCAAGACATACGATCTTTCGTGAAAATCGCCGAACTCGGCAGCTTTCATGAGGCTGCCGAAGCGCTGCACCTGTCCCAGCCGGCCTTGAGTCGGCGGATCAAGAAGCTCGAGGAGGGGTTGGGTACGTCGCTGCTGGAGCGCACGACCCGTCGCGTCAGCCTGACCAGCGTCGGTCGTGACTTCTTGCCCAAGGCCAGGCGCCTGCTGGATGACTTCGAAGACTCGATCCTGAGCATTCGCGAGCTCGCCGAACGGCAGACCGGCCAGGTCACCCTGGCCTGCATCCCGACTGCAGCGTTCTATTTCCTGCCGTCGGTGATCCGCGACTACAACGAGCAATACCCCAAGATCCGCATCCGCCTCCTGGATCTCAGTGCCAACGACGGGCTCGAGGCCGTGCTGCGGGGCGAGGCCGATTTCGGCATCAACATGATGAGCGGCCAGCACCCGGACATCGAGTTCGTCTCGCTGGTGCAGGAGCATTTTGTCCTGGCCTGCCGCCGTGACCACAAGCTGGCGAACCGCGAGGCCGTCACTTGGACCGAGCTGGCCGACTACCGCCTGATCGGCGTAGGTCGCCTGAGCGGTAACCGGATGCTGCTGGACCATGCCCTGGCCGGGCTCAACCTGCGGCCCAAGTGGTTCTATGAGGTCCAGCATCTGTCCACCTCGCTGGGCATGGTCGAGGCTGGGCTGGGCGTATCGGCCATGCCCAGCCTGGCCATGCCCAGCGCCGACCACCCGACGCTGGTCAGCGTGCCGTTGATCGAACCCCAGGTCACCCGCACCCTGGGCTTGGTCTATCGACGGGGGGCATCGCTGTCGCCGGCGGCGGAGAAGTTCGTGTCGATCCTGTTGGACAAATGGCCCAACCGGTGA
- the tcuB gene encoding tricarballylate utilization 4Fe-4S protein TcuB yields the protein MTAQLPDPRQPDPAQPALDLIPVLNLEEQEVDRQMRICNACRYCEGFCAVFPAMTRRLAFGKADIHYLANLCHNCGACLHACQYAQPHAFAVNVPQAMAKVRGQTYAEYAWPSPFGRLYRRNGIYVASALTVALSLFLLLALFVNGTLLPGRLAGNFYAVFPHNTLALMFGSVFAAAALALSVAVRRFWRSVSPATLQAQLAKGAVFEASHAALTLKYLDGGHGQGCNNADDRYTLWRRRFHHFTFYGFLLCFAATVVATGYHYLLGYPAPYPLLSAPVLLGTLGGVGLIVGPAGLLLLNLRRAPEQGDIAQRPMDRAFILLLLLVSATGLALLGLRDTAAMAILLAIHLGTVMALFITLPYGKFAHGLFRSAALLKFAIEKRRPNDLGLGGE from the coding sequence ATGACCGCGCAACTGCCTGATCCTCGCCAGCCTGATCCCGCCCAGCCGGCCCTCGACCTGATTCCGGTGCTGAACCTGGAGGAACAGGAAGTGGACCGGCAAATGCGCATCTGCAATGCCTGCCGTTATTGCGAGGGCTTCTGCGCCGTGTTCCCGGCGATGACCCGCAGGCTGGCGTTCGGCAAGGCCGACATCCATTACCTGGCCAACCTGTGCCACAACTGCGGCGCCTGCCTGCATGCCTGCCAGTATGCCCAACCTCACGCGTTCGCCGTCAACGTGCCCCAGGCGATGGCCAAGGTGCGCGGGCAGACCTATGCCGAGTATGCCTGGCCGAGCCCGTTCGGGCGCTTGTATCGGCGCAACGGCATCTATGTCGCCAGTGCACTGACAGTGGCCTTGTCGCTGTTCCTGCTGCTGGCCTTGTTCGTCAACGGCACGCTGCTGCCTGGGCGGTTGGCGGGGAATTTCTATGCGGTCTTCCCGCACAACACCCTGGCGCTGATGTTCGGCAGCGTCTTCGCCGCAGCAGCGCTGGCGTTGAGCGTGGCGGTGCGTCGCTTCTGGCGCTCGGTGTCGCCCGCCACCCTGCAGGCGCAACTGGCCAAGGGGGCAGTGTTCGAGGCGTCACATGCCGCTCTGACGCTCAAGTACCTGGACGGCGGGCATGGCCAGGGCTGCAACAACGCAGACGATCGCTACACCCTCTGGCGTCGACGCTTCCATCACTTCACCTTCTATGGCTTTCTGTTGTGCTTCGCCGCTACGGTGGTCGCTACCGGGTATCACTACTTGCTGGGCTACCCGGCACCGTACCCGCTGCTGAGCGCACCGGTGCTGCTCGGAACCTTGGGCGGTGTTGGCCTGATCGTCGGGCCGGCCGGGCTGTTGCTGCTGAACCTGCGTAGGGCGCCGGAGCAGGGCGATATTGCCCAGCGGCCCATGGACCGCGCGTTCATCCTGCTTCTGCTGTTGGTCAGTGCCACGGGCCTTGCGCTGCTGGGCCTGCGCGATACCGCCGCGATGGCGATCCTGCTGGCGATACACCTGGGCACGGTCATGGCGCTGTTCATCACGCTGCCCTACGGCAAGTTCGCCCATGGCCTGTTCCGCAGCGCGGCACTGCTCAAGTTCGCGATCGAGAAGCGCCGGCCCAACGACCTGGGTCTGGGAGGGGAGTGA
- the tcuA gene encoding FAD-dependent tricarballylate dehydrogenase TcuA, translating into MIDVLVIGGGNAALCAALMAREAGASVMLLEAAPRAWRGGNSQHTRNLRCMHDAPQDVLVGSYPEEEFWQDLLKVTGGQTDETLARLVIRASSSCRGWMRRHGVHFQPSLSGALHTARTNAFFMGGGKALVNAYFRSAESLGVQIRYDTPVADIELQGGRFVAAHVPAREVRGQPLPAERIEARSCVLAAGGFESNRQWLREAWGQNARGEWPSDNFLIRGTRFNDGVLLRRMIEQGADTIGDPTQAHMVAIDARAPLYDGGICTRIDCVSLGVVVNREGQRFYDEGEDFWPKRYAIWGRLVAHQPGQVGFSIIDQKALGRFMPPVFPGATADSLDALAGLLGLPVQAFVETVHAYNRACQVGTFDHTRLDDCHTVGLEPVKSHWAQPIDTPPYYGYPLRPGVTFTYLGLRTDETAAVHFGGQPSPNLFVAGEMMAGNVLGKGYTAGVGMSIGTAFGRIAGTRAAAAAGHQYPKEENRHDRATA; encoded by the coding sequence ATGATCGACGTGCTAGTCATCGGAGGAGGCAATGCCGCTCTCTGTGCCGCGCTGATGGCGCGGGAGGCTGGAGCCAGCGTGATGCTGCTCGAAGCGGCCCCTCGCGCTTGGCGAGGCGGAAACTCCCAACACACCCGCAACCTGCGCTGCATGCATGACGCGCCGCAGGACGTGCTGGTCGGGTCCTACCCGGAAGAAGAGTTCTGGCAGGACCTGCTCAAGGTCACCGGTGGCCAGACCGACGAAACGCTCGCACGCCTGGTGATACGCGCGTCTTCGTCCTGTCGCGGGTGGATGCGCCGCCATGGCGTGCACTTCCAGCCATCGTTGTCCGGTGCGCTGCACACTGCACGGACCAATGCATTCTTCATGGGCGGTGGCAAGGCGCTGGTCAATGCCTACTTTCGCAGCGCCGAGAGCCTGGGTGTACAGATACGCTACGACACGCCGGTTGCCGATATCGAGCTGCAGGGCGGGCGCTTCGTTGCCGCACATGTGCCGGCGCGGGAGGTTCGTGGGCAGCCATTGCCCGCCGAACGCATCGAGGCGCGCAGCTGCGTGCTCGCCGCCGGTGGTTTCGAGTCCAACCGCCAGTGGCTGCGCGAGGCCTGGGGGCAGAACGCGCGAGGGGAGTGGCCTTCGGACAATTTCCTGATCCGCGGTACGCGGTTCAACGACGGAGTCCTGTTGCGCCGCATGATCGAACAGGGCGCCGACACGATCGGCGACCCGACCCAGGCGCACATGGTGGCGATCGACGCCCGTGCGCCCTTGTACGACGGCGGTATCTGCACGCGCATCGATTGTGTGTCGCTGGGCGTGGTGGTCAACCGCGAAGGGCAGCGCTTCTACGACGAAGGCGAGGATTTCTGGCCCAAGCGCTATGCCATCTGGGGGCGTCTTGTGGCCCATCAGCCCGGGCAGGTGGGGTTCTCGATCATCGACCAGAAAGCTCTCGGGCGCTTCATGCCCCCGGTCTTCCCTGGCGCCACCGCCGACTCCCTGGACGCGCTGGCGGGCCTGCTCGGCCTGCCCGTGCAGGCCTTCGTCGAGACCGTGCATGCCTACAACCGGGCCTGCCAGGTCGGCACTTTCGACCACACCCGCCTGGACGACTGCCATACCGTGGGCCTGGAGCCTGTGAAAAGCCATTGGGCGCAGCCGATCGATACGCCGCCTTACTACGGCTACCCACTGCGCCCTGGCGTGACCTTCACCTACCTGGGGCTGCGTACCGATGAAACCGCCGCTGTGCATTTCGGTGGCCAGCCCAGCCCGAACCTGTTCGTCGCCGGCGAGATGATGGCGGGCAATGTACTGGGCAAGGGCTACACCGCAGGTGTCGGCATGTCCATCGGCACCGCCTTCGGCCGCATCGCCGGCACCCGCGCCGCAGCGGCTGCAGGGCACCAATATCCAAAAGAAGAGAATCGCCATGACCGCGCAACTGCCTGA
- a CDS encoding LysR substrate-binding domain-containing protein — protein MELRQLRYFLSVLEHGSLGRAALELGVGASALSQQLSKLESEVSTRLLTRSSTGVSPTAAGLAFEYHARLALRQAEHAVLAAQSGRMSGYASVGLAPTTASILGLALIDRMRERYPDIRLHLVEMLSGYLMNQLNARHLDLAVLFQVETGPRLDVRPLLNERLFVLVPAPLVQDDWGEALTLRQIATLPLVMPSTQHGLRSTLRSIFERAGLEARIVMEVDGLSLLMDCVCAGHAATIQPGATVARAHQAGLRVFAIEQAQAQRRNVIVSLTEDELSPAALATRIVLQDVARDLVEQGRWPGARLL, from the coding sequence ATGGAGCTACGTCAACTTCGCTATTTCCTGAGTGTATTGGAGCATGGCAGCCTTGGCAGGGCTGCGCTTGAGCTTGGGGTCGGCGCCTCCGCATTGAGCCAGCAACTGTCGAAGCTGGAGAGCGAAGTGAGCACTCGGCTGCTGACCCGTTCCAGTACCGGCGTATCGCCGACGGCGGCGGGCCTGGCTTTCGAGTACCACGCGCGCCTGGCTCTTCGCCAGGCGGAGCATGCGGTCCTGGCGGCGCAAAGCGGTCGCATGAGCGGGTATGCCAGCGTTGGGCTGGCGCCTACCACCGCATCGATCCTTGGCCTGGCGTTGATCGACAGGATGCGTGAACGCTACCCCGACATCCGTCTGCACCTGGTGGAAATGCTGTCGGGTTACCTGATGAACCAACTCAATGCCAGGCACCTTGACCTGGCGGTGCTGTTCCAGGTGGAGACGGGGCCTCGGCTGGATGTTCGTCCGCTTCTGAACGAGCGGCTGTTCGTGCTGGTTCCGGCCCCGCTGGTCCAGGACGATTGGGGCGAGGCCCTTACCCTGAGGCAGATCGCGACGCTGCCGCTGGTGATGCCCAGCACACAGCATGGCTTGCGCTCGACATTGCGCTCGATCTTCGAGCGGGCGGGGCTGGAGGCCCGCATCGTGATGGAGGTCGATGGCTTGTCGCTGTTGATGGATTGCGTCTGTGCAGGCCATGCCGCCACCATCCAGCCCGGTGCGACGGTGGCCAGGGCGCACCAGGCGGGCTTGCGCGTGTTTGCCATCGAGCAGGCCCAGGCGCAACGCCGCAATGTGATCGTCAGCCTGACCGAGGACGAACTTTCGCCGGCGGCGTTGGCGACCCGGATTGTGCTGCAGGATGTCGCTCGCGACCTGGTGGAGCAAGGCCGATGGCCGGGAGCCCGGTTGCTTTGA
- a CDS encoding SDR family oxidoreductase, giving the protein MSVERFVTGGSGFVGQHLLARLTATGHKAWVLMRNPGNIERLREQVGRLGGNPAHLQAVEGDIGREGLGLSEADKQRVSSASVAFHLAAEFSWGLTLERARAINVQGALRVARLAASQRMRLLMVGGFMLQNLPYLARIGIDSEHPENTDWPVVYGRVGGYEGSKFESHFEVIRYMQAEGADYTIVHPATVCGHSESGHIVEGQPLAELIRNLAQGRFKAVPGSARHWLPLVSVDYLVAMITCVAFDPSMANRQVLALHEHTPNLKEMLEQMAGTLGVKAPRRHVPMGLLKWLLAIPGLAARLAVNAESLNFIQTQRFDMRHSEQLERQYRLAHPDMARALEKTVRYVMGT; this is encoded by the coding sequence ATGAGCGTGGAACGCTTCGTCACAGGCGGCAGTGGGTTCGTGGGGCAACATCTGCTGGCCCGTCTTACTGCGACAGGGCACAAGGCCTGGGTGCTGATGCGCAACCCTGGGAACATCGAGCGCCTCAGGGAGCAGGTAGGCCGATTGGGCGGCAACCCTGCGCATCTCCAGGCCGTTGAGGGCGATATCGGCAGGGAAGGGTTGGGGCTCAGCGAGGCGGACAAGCAGCGCGTGTCTTCAGCCTCTGTGGCCTTCCATCTCGCGGCGGAGTTCTCCTGGGGCCTGACCCTGGAGCGCGCCCGCGCAATCAATGTGCAAGGGGCGTTGAGGGTCGCCAGGCTTGCGGCGAGCCAGCGCATGCGGTTGCTGATGGTCGGCGGCTTCATGCTGCAGAACCTGCCTTACCTTGCCCGTATCGGAATTGATAGCGAGCACCCTGAAAACACCGATTGGCCTGTAGTCTACGGCCGTGTGGGTGGCTACGAAGGCAGCAAGTTCGAGTCCCATTTCGAGGTCATCCGTTATATGCAGGCCGAGGGTGCGGATTACACGATCGTGCATCCCGCCACGGTATGCGGCCACAGCGAGAGTGGGCACATCGTGGAAGGGCAACCACTGGCCGAACTCATCCGGAACCTGGCACAAGGCCGGTTCAAGGCGGTTCCCGGTTCCGCCAGGCACTGGTTGCCATTGGTCAGCGTCGATTACCTGGTGGCGATGATCACCTGCGTGGCGTTCGACCCTTCGATGGCCAACCGGCAGGTCCTGGCGCTCCATGAGCACACGCCGAACCTGAAGGAGATGCTCGAGCAGATGGCAGGCACGCTGGGGGTCAAGGCGCCTCGGCGCCATGTGCCGATGGGGCTGCTCAAGTGGCTGTTGGCGATTCCCGGGCTGGCGGCGCGACTGGCAGTCAATGCCGAGTCGTTGAACTTCATCCAGACGCAGCGCTTCGACATGCGTCATAGCGAGCAACTGGAACGACAATATCGGTTGGCACACCCCGATATGGCCCGAGCGTTGGAAAAGACGGTGCGCTACGTCATGGGCACTTGA